A window from Schistosoma haematobium chromosome 3, whole genome shotgun sequence encodes these proteins:
- a CDS encoding hypothetical protein (SECRETED:SignalP(1-16)): MIFLLLFVRVLLSRYATEFTQVHTINQARKVEKCFFPPKTINYLKSTIIQAISKQRLKKTPKQNTYFYKNINKCTVIQMKLFSCNINSLYVNYTMFTLNFNSLQLFIDIYT; this comes from the coding sequence atgataTTTCTTCTTTTATTTGTGAGAGTTTTACTTTCTCGGTATGCAACTGAATTCACTCAAGTGCATACAATTAACCAAGCTAGAAAAGTAGAAAAGTGTTTTTTTCCACCGAAAACAATCAACTATTTAAAATCAACCATTATCCAAGCCATATCCAAACAGAGATTGAAGAAAACTCCAAAACAAAACACATACTTTTATAAAAACATAAATAAGTGTACAGTTATTCAAATGAAACTATTTTCTTGTAACATAAACAGTCTTTATGTCAACTATACAATGTTCACtcttaattttaattcattacaaCTCTTTATTGATATATACACATAG